From the genome of Colletotrichum destructivum chromosome 10, complete sequence, one region includes:
- a CDS encoding Putative mycotoxin biosynthesis protein UstYa: MEALGQEIPRRFDYFYTIERGAWLTLATPDRLRSARVDTYRHHGRTRAMEKLKTALWPTSRDYSTVRTSQSDDDEPQEVVEERLRGDLAIMESNVWCLRMSLLITVSALLLVTIFAVFSRVSCVRSSLACGEGHIGSDPNGFVPPNIGEPPRWTLFDSTSPYYIPEDTFDDLDKTKMMAKKLKSLHNSSNVLLNGKFADWKKPDGTVAKLPAYYSTVSNRQTYIIRSFHQMHCLISITEEYGHRVHNVSSQWAPQHVAHCLNAIREAIMCLADATPMTYVNGFAVGHVTDDQQFMCRDWSALRRWANDPVRGIRYKNLAPEGAKHDQYTEIIPFPELSELEKVGLA; encoded by the exons ATGGAAGCATTGGGACAGGAAATACCGCGACGGTTCGATTACTTCTACACGATTGAACGCGGTGCTTGGCTGACACTTGCTACGCCCGACAGACTAAGATCTGCTAGAGTGGACACTTACAGACACCACGGTCGAACGAGAGCCATGGAAAAGCTAAAGACAGCATTGTGGCCAACGTCTCGAGATTACAGTACTGTGCGTACAAGCCAATCTGATGATGACGAACCACAAGAGGTTGTGGAAGAGCGGTTGCGTGGAGACCTGGCCATCATGGAGAGCAACGTGTGGTGCCTACGCATGAGTCTGCTCATCACCGTCTCGGCTCTCTTGCTCGTCACTATTTTCGCCGTCTTCAGTCGTGTTTCCTGTGTCAGATCGTCCCTTGCTTGCGGTGAAGGCCACATAGGAAGCGATCCAAATGGTTTCGTACCGCCTA ACATCGGCGAGCCTCCAAGATGGACATTGTTCGACAGCACGTCACCTTATTACATCCCCGAAGATACATTCGATGATCTTGACAAAACTAAGATGATGGCTAAGAAGCTGAAGAGCCTGCACAACT CCTCGAACGTCCTTTTGAATGGCAAGTTCGCCGACTGGAAGAAGCCAGACGGCACCGTCGCAAAGTTGCCTGCGTATTATTCAACCGTGTCCAACCGACAGACATACATCATTCGCTCATTTCACCAGATGCACTGCCTC ATATCCATCACTGAAGAGTACGGCCACAGAGTACACAACGTATCGTCGCAATGGGCCCCTCAGCACGTCGCGCACTGCCTCAACGCGATCCGAGAAGCAATCATGTGTCTGGCCGACGCCACGCCCATGACGTACGTCAACGGATTTGCCGTTGGACATGTCACGGATGACCAGCAGTTTATGTGCCGAGACTGGTCTGCACTGCGGAGATGGGCAAACGATCCGGTGAGAGGGATACGGTACAAGAACCTCGCGCCCGAGGGTGCCAAGCACGACCAATACACCGAGATCATTCCCTTTCCAGAGCTCTCGGAGTTGGAAAAGGTCGGCCTCGCCTGA
- a CDS encoding Putative GroES-like superfamily, alcohol dehydrogenase-like, NAD(P)-binding domain superfamily — translation MESKLPDEMKAVIIQGRGQAAITTSALPKLRDGYILVKIAAVAINPSDWKHVDFMWVGDPTGTRPGLEYAGVVVDVGPGVDKDFKAGDRVFGIINGSNVRQKEDGAFAEYAIAKAALQMKIPDHVDDTEAAAITSGLVAVGQGLYQSLELPLPTSPSPEPIPLLIYGGSTASGIMGIQFAKLSNCTVVATCSPKNFDYVKSLGADFCVDYRSEDCAEQIKAFTKGRLRHAWDCIATAQSARVCASAMSIRGGHYSSLLYLVPSIVKKINPKINCSTTLGYTILGETIEKETVIEPRPDDYEFGKMFWGVSENLLQEDKFRPVRQIINEGGDGLEGVLHGIKYLKQGNVSAGKLVYTIN, via the exons ATGGAGTCCAAGCTTCCAGACGAGATGAAAGCCGTCATCATCCAAGGCCGCGGTCAGGCTGCCATCACCACATCGGCGCTGCCAAAGCTGAGAGACGGCTACATCCTCGTCAAGATcgcggccgtggccatcAATCCATCGGACTGGAAGCACGTCGACTTTATGTGGGTGGGCGATCCTACCGGTACTCGTCCGGGACTGGAATATGctggtgttgtcgtcgacgtcggcccgGGCGTCGACAAAGATTTCAAAGCTGGGGATAGGGTTTTCGGCATCATTAATGGCTC AAACGTGAGGCagaaggaggacggcgcctTTGCAGAATACGCCATTGCAAAAGCCGCCCTCCAGATGAAGATCCCAGATCATGTCGATGACACGGAGGCGGCAGCCATTACTTCCGGGCTTGTGGCCGTG GGACAAGGTCTTTACCAGTCTTTGGAGCTTCCGCTTCCCACCAGCCCATCACCGGAGCCGATCCCTCTTTTGATCTATGGCGGGAGCACAGCATCAGGCATCATGGGCATCCAATTCGCCAAGTTGTCCAACTGCACCGTCGTTGCGACATGCTCGCCAAAGAACTTTGATTACGTCAAGTCGCTCGGCGCCGACTTTTGCGTAGACTACAGATCGGAAGACTGCGCCGAGCAGATCAAGGCTTTCACCAAGGGAAGACTGAGACATGCCTGGGACTGTATAGCTACCGCGCAATCTGCCCGCGTCTGtgcctcggccatgtcgaTTCGAGGCGGTCACTACAGCAGCCTGCTCTACCTGGTCCCCTCCAtcgtcaagaagatcaacCCCAAGATCAACTGCTCTACCACGCTGGGATACACCATCCTGGGAGAGACCATTGAGAAAGAGACGGTCATTGAGCCGAGGCCCGATGACTACGAGTTTGGCAAGATGTTCTGGGGCGTCAGCGAGAATCTGCTGCAAGAAGACAAATTCCGCCCAGTCCGGCAGATTatcaacgagggcggcgatggactAGAAGGTGTCCTGCATGGTATTAAGTACTTGAAGCAGGGGAACGTCAGTGCCGGAAAACTAGTTTACACGATTAATTAA
- a CDS encoding Putative methyltransferase type 12, S-adenosyl-L-methionine-dependent methyltransferase superfamily: MSATKVSPAHPVDGPSGLGECRLPSHDEPRYPSILTASITAFSETKHNTDSIVTDAGFAGYYDNVHSRQKTLIVQLIVKAFQKLRCDVCRTKPGQKLRPIKCVPNVQKQLDFCYEMLLEAGLIRQENEHYVRTETPLRAVDPKETLAQVLNDYPTYTALNKLVAHAGNNLAEIYAGHTDGVRSIFGSPEGREYLEEIYGAAHPSKAFHKLMEDFMGRFLEAIAVPPHGSKLNLLELGAGTGGTTKWLAPLLARSGVAVEYTFTDLAHGFISQAARKFQEYPFMTYRTQDIEKPPPADLAGTQDIVIAVNAVHATPDMVKSLRNLRQFLRPGGFALVMEVQERLCWADFVFGLFEGWWVFGDGRTHATAGASVWKDAFEAAGFSHIDWTGGQLRDSGLQRVFLATV; encoded by the coding sequence ATGTCAGCCACCAAAGTCTCTCCGGCGCATCCCGTAGACGGGCCCAGTGGTCTCGGAGAGTGCAGACTCCCGAGTCACGACGAGCCACGGTATCCCTCCATTTTGACTGCATCCATCACAGCATTCAGCGAGACAAAACACAACACGGACAGCATCGTCACGGATGCCGGTTTTGCTGGCTATTACGACAACGTCCATTCGCGGCAAAAGACGCTCATCGTGCAACTCATCGTCAAGGCCTTCCAAAAGCTGCGATGCGACGTCTGCCGGACGAAACCGGGTCAGAAGCTCCGGCCCATAAAATGCGTCCCAAACGTGCAGAAGCAACTCGACTTCTGCTATGAGATGCTCTTGGAAGCGGGCCTCATCCGTCAGGAGAACGAGCACTACGTCCGGACGGAGACGCCGCTCCGTGCCGTCGACCCGAAAGAGACGCTGGCGCAAGTCCTGAACGACTACCCGACATACACCGCCCTCAACAAGCTGGTCGCCCATGCCGGCAACAACCTCGCAGAAATCTATGCGGGCCACACCGACGGCGTCAGATCCATCTTCGGGTCGCCAGAGGGCCGCGAGTATCTCGAAGAGATCTACGGAGCGGCGCATCCCAGCAAAGCATTCCACAAGCTCATGGAAGACTTCATGGGCCgcttcctcgaggccatcgccgtcccACCACACGGCTCCAAGCTCAACCTGCTGGAGCTCGGCGCAGGAACCGGAGGCACGACGAAGTGGCTGGCACCGCTGCTGGCCCGATCCGGCGTCGCCGTGGAATACACTTTCACCGACCTAGCCCACGGTTTCATCTCCCAAGCTGCGCGCAAGTTCCAGGAGTATCCTTTCATGACATACCGCACGCAGGACATcgagaagccgccgccggccgaccTAGCCGGAACGCAGGACATTGTGATTGCCGTCAACGCGGTCCACGCGACTCCCGACATGGTCAAGTCGCTCCGCAACTTGCGACAGTTCCTCCGCCCCGGCGGCTTTGCTCTCGTGATGGAAGTGCAGGAACGGCTGTGCTGGGCCGATTTCGTCTTTGGGCTGTTTGAAGGATGGTGGGTTTTCGGCGACGGGCGAACGCACGCGACGGCGGGTGCGAGTGTATGGAAAGATGCgttcgaggcggccgggttCAGTCATATCGACTGGACTGGCGGGCAGCTGAGGGACTCTGGATTACAGAGAGTTTTCCTAGCCACAGTCTAG
- a CDS encoding Putative major facilitator superfamily, MFS transporter superfamily: MEADGEKITWRSLPRKDQLAILCFLRFAEPVVSISLLTYLYYQLQSLDPSLESGTIVQQVAYLQTSFMLSQCFSSMFLGRLADSPKGGRKLVLLMGLAGSFVGCVAFGFITNFKQALALRILEGFVNGNVATVRTMVSEVVVEKRFQPHAFLLLPISFNVAAMASPLMAGQLADLPGKYPDKFGNNAFLKAWPYAPPALVSGFIMLLAFFAVFFFLEETLEPLKHRFDPGLAVTKKVRSVIFRIRTSTDDPISPGDATDEEMSRMLDQDPESSERESEEHIESFKTAKVPKVLPTRRIFTRNLCYTLLAYAIQEYHITTYNTLWTSFLSDPVDQENQAKLPFFFSGGAGMKPDQIMWSLFMVGVLGLPTQLLIYPRINRRLGTLKMWRTFMLGMPLMYLVVPYIAAMPSSTPPPAGKTGFPVWFLIISVQMMMVGTSTFVVPAQLVLTNLSSPHPSALARTHSSAFLLSGLVRSATSAIAGVLYSYGSSHNITGLAWWVAGAFAVLGCWNSRIVKEGNGHEIWLTGDVE, translated from the exons ATGGAGGCAGACGGAGAAAAGATCACTTGGCGGTCGCTGCCCAGAAAGGACCAACTGGCAATTCTGTGTTTCTTACGGTTTGCTGAGCCCGTGGTCAGCATTTCACTACTC ACATATCTCTACTACCAGTTGCAGTCCTTGGACCCTAGCTTGGAATCGGGGACGATCGTCCAACAAGTAGCCTACTTGCAAACCAGTTTTATGCTTTCGCAATGCTTTTCCTCCATGTTCCTTGGCAGGCTGGCCGATTCTCcaaagggagggaggaaacTCGTCCTTTTGATGGGGCTAGCAGGGTCGT TTGTTGGTTGTGTGGCGTTTGGCTTCATCACCAATTTCAAGCAAGCCCTGGCATTGCGTATCCTCGAAGGGTTCGTGAACGGCAACGTGGCGACGGTGCGAACCATGGTGTCGGAAGTAGTTGTCGAGAAGCG ATTTCAACCCCATGCTTTTTTGCTGCTTCCAATCTCCTTCAATGTGGCTGCCATGGCTAGTCCTTTGATGGCTGGTCAGCTAGCAGATCTCCCAGGTAAATACCCGGACAAGTTTGGAAACAACGCCTTTTTGAAGGCGTGGCCATACGCGCCCCCGGCGCTGGTAAGCGGCTTCATCATGCTgctcgccttcttcgcggTGTTTTTCTTCCTGGAAGAG ACTCTTGAGCCGCTGAAACACAGATTCGACCCGGGACTAGCGGTTACCAAGAAGGTCCGATCGGTTATTTTCAGGATTAGGACCTCGACTGACGATCCGATCTCTCCTGGTGACGCCACTGACGAAGAAATGTCCCGCATGCTTGACCAAGACCCGGAGTCGTCGGAAAGAGAGTCGGAAGAGCACATCGAGTCTTTCAAAACTGCCAAAGTACCAAAGGTTCTTCCGACGAGAAGGATCTTCACGAGAAACCTGTGCTACACCCTTTTGGCGTACGCGATACAGGAATACCACATCACCACGTACAACACCCTCTGGACGAGCTTCCTCAGCGACCCGGTCGACCAAGAAAACCAAGCAAAGTtgccgttcttcttctccggaGGCGCGGGCATGAAGCCGGATCAGATAATGTGGTCTCTCTTCATGGTGGGAGTGCTAGGCCTTCCAACCCAGCTGCTCATTTACCCCCGTATCAACCGCCGACTGGGGACGCTCAAGATGTGGCGCACTTTCATGCTGGGCATGCCCCTCATGTACCTTGTAGTGCCGTACATCGCGGCCATGCCATCgtctacgccgccgccagccggGAAGACTGGATTCCCCGTCTGGTTCCTCATCATCTCCGTTCAGATGATGATGGTCGGGACATCAACCTTTGTTGTCCCGGCACAGCTGGTCTTGACAAACCT ATCCTCGCCCCATCCCTCGGCTCTGGCCAGAACCCATAGCAGCGCTTTCTTGCTCTCGGGCCTGGTGCGGTCGGCCACGTCTGCCATTGCCGGAGTGCTGTACAGCTATGGCTCTTCCCACAACATCACCGGATTGGCTTGGTGGGTAGCCGGCGCGTTTGCTGTTCTTGGTTGTTGGAATAGTCGGATTGTGAAAGAAGGAAATGGCCACGAGATTTGGCTCACAGGTGATGTCGAATAA
- a CDS encoding Putative thioesterase, alpha/Beta hydrolase, with protein MPTANPVLIQDIPRSRNEPPPVFLIHDASGLLTSYFKVGTLGRKVYGIWDPKFDADGIGGWQSVKDIAEAYIRLIKRVMLRGEIVLGGWSFGGVLSVQIAHMLATSGRGLRVSRIILIDSVYPRCPRPEAQKEPAKLHHAPALPGINQETRDKLMTALMRATCLSDQWDPPAWSMPRAGVLGTARSRDVDPNPPHVVLIRAKSMVPMAEPGEKCPLDRTRFLPQLGWEDMQEGFVEQVIETSGNHYSVFDQEHIDTITAHIRKSLDMALD; from the exons ATGCCTACCGCCAATCCGGTCCTCATCCAAGACATCCCCCGCTCCCGCAATGAACCGCCGCCAGTGTTCTTGATCCACGATGCCAGTGGTCTCCTCACTAGCTACTTCAAAGTCGGCACGCTGGGGCGTAAGGTGTACGGGATATGGGATCCGAAGtttgacgccgacggcattGGCGGCTGGCAGAGCGTCAAAGACATCGCCGAAGCATACATCCGCCTCATCAAACGGGTGATGCTAAGAGGCGAGATCGTGCTAGGAG GCTGGTCGTTTGGAGGCGTCCTCTCAGTCCAGATCGCACACATGCTGGCAACATCCGGTCGAGGCCTACGTGTGTCTCGAATCATCCTCATCGACTCGGTATATCCTCGCTGCCCTCGACCGGAGGCCCAGAAGGAACCGGCAAAGCTTCATCACGCCCCGGCTCTGCCAGGCATCAACCAGGAGACGCGTGACAAGCTCATGACCGCCCTCATGCGTGCCACCTGCCTCTCGGATCAATGGGATCCTCCCGCGTGGTCGATGCCTCGCGCCGGGGTCCTTGGAACGGCGCGGTCGCGGGACGTCGATCCCAATCCACCGCATGTCGTGTTGATCAGGGCTAAGAGCATGGTGCCGATGGCTGAGCCTGGCGAGAAGTGTCCTCTGGACAGGACCAGGTTTCTGCCTCAACTCGGCTGGGAAGACATGCAGGAAGGCTTTGTGGAGCAGGTCATTGAGACTTCCGGTAACCATTACAGCGTCTTTGACCAAGAGCAT ATTGATACCATCACAGCACATATCAGAAAAAGTCTGGACATGGCTTTAGACTAG
- a CDS encoding Putative mycotoxin biosynthesis protein UstYa, which translates to MGKSVRFADDQNKMVKYNVLDENDFDLDRDDDLESIRSVELGLKDEQDSSPTFPDEWNLDRVAWEQRLRRVRRIAWIEAGLLALLVGYVVVLHFQRYMPPAGDVPLGVDPSGFVPPDIGQPVKWMKYDDETDPHYFKPDAFENLDNVRAAAKDFKMLHNASNVHINGKYTTYMDFNNERQPLPAYVTRKGSELYSIRAFHQMHCISIIFEDIGYRVNNKTSKWETGHVIHCLNTVRSAITCLADATPISYINGMGVGHTTDDQQSHCRDFFALREWAHDPVRRARWVNVAPEDEKDVYEEIL; encoded by the exons ATGGGGAAGTCCGTGAGGTTTGCGGATGATCAGAACAAAATGGTGAAGTACAACGTCCTTGATGAGAAcgacttcgacctcgaccgcgacGACGATCTAGAGAGTATCAGAAGCGTGGAGTTGGGCCTCAAGGACGAGCAGGACAGCTCGCCTACGTTTCCGGACGAATGGAATCTGGACCGTGTTGCTTGGGAACAGCGGCTTCGCAGGGTCCGGAGGATAGCATGGATCGAGGCCGGTCTTCTCGCTTTGCTGGTCGGTTATGTCGTCGTGCTACactttcagcgatacatgccgccggccggagATGTGCCACTGGGAGTAGACCCTAGCGGATTTGTGCCTCCGG ACATCGGCCAGCCGGTCAAGTGGATGAAGTACGATGACGAGACGGATCCTCACTATTTCAAGCCAGATGCTTTTGAAAATCTCGACAATGTGCGAGCAGCGGCGAAGGACTTCAAGATGTTACACAATG CCTCCAACGTACATATCAACGGAAAATACACAACGTACATGGATTTCAACAATGAGCGACAGCCTCTCCCTGCCTACGTAACCCGGAAGGGCTCCGAGCTCTATAGCATCAGGGCATTCCACCAGATGCACTGCATA TCAATCATATTCGAGGATATTGGCTACAGAGTGAACAACAAGACGTCGAAATGGGAAACGGGTCATGTGATTCACTGTCTGAACACAGTGAGATCCGCGATTACATGCCTTGCAG ACGCGACCCCAATCTCCTATATCAATGGTATGGGAGTCGGACATACTACGGACGATCAGCAGAGCCACTGTCGAGACTTCTTCGCGTTGAGAGAATGGGCCCATGATCCGGTCAGAAGGGCTCGATGGGTGAATGTCGCGCCCGAAGACGAAAAGGATGTATATGAAGAGATACTGTAA